Genomic DNA from Pelosinus sp. UFO1:
TATGGAAACCAGCCCCTTTGGCCTGCTGAAGTTTGGGAAGGACAAATTGATATTATTATTTTTGTCTTGCTCTTATTATTTCGCACTACCAATCATGCTAAAGGCCAAGTATTCATCCTCTATACTATTTTGTATTCCATTGCCCGCTTTTTCTTAGAGTTCTTGCGCGGTGATTACGGCACATTACTTTGGGGCTTAAAGTCAGCCCAATTGACTAGTTTAGCCATTATATTGATCGGCAGCGCCTTCTTTATATGGTGTGGTATTAAGAAAAATCAGCAACCCCAAAAAAGTAAAGGTAAAAGATAATTATTATCATTTATTCTATACTATCTAACGAAATTGTCAATCTCAGCCAATACTATTTTCTAAGGAATACAGCCTCAAAACCATTTGGTTTTGAGGCTGTATTTCTCCATAAAGTCAACATTTTTTTATATTATTTTTCGTACACAGCGATCAATTCAATTTCTACGCTTACGTCCCGTGGTAATCTTGCTACCTGTACACAAGCACGTGCTGGTGGTTCATTTTTGAAATACTCAGCATAAATCTTGTTCATGGCAGCGAAATCTTCCATGTCCTTTAAGAAGACACCGGTTTTCACTACATTATCAAAACCTAAACCCTCTTTTTCTAAAATAGCCTTTAAGTTATTAAGTACTTGATAAGTTTGAGATTCAATCCCACCATAAACAATTTGTCCTGTCATTGGATCTAAAGGTATTTGTCCTGAAACAAATAAAAAACCATTCGCCTTAATAGCCTGCGAGTAAGGGCCAATGGCCTGGGGCGCAAAATCCGTATTCACTACTGTCTTCATAATAGAGCCTCCCTTGGCATTTTTTCATTCATTATATTATTTTCGTTACCCAACAAAAAAATCCTGTAAATTTCCATAAAAATCTATACTTTATGAATAATTACCTATAGTTTATCCATTGTTAGCAATAGCCCATATAAAAGAGCCTGGGGACGAGGTGGACAGCCAGGTACATAAATATCAACAGGCAGCACTTTATCAACCGCCCCGCACATCGCATAACTACTACCAAAAACCTGGCCACTAGCCGCGCAGGCTCCAACTGCCATAACCAGATTAGGGGTCGGCATAGCTTCATACGTCATTAATAGCGCTTGCGTTAAATTCCGTGTCACCACACCTGTCACCATAAGCATATCTGCATGTCTTGGTGAAGCTACAAAATCAATTCCATACTGTTGCAGGTCATAAAAAGGGTTGCTCAAAGCATTCATTTCAAAATCACAAGCATTACAAGAACCAGCATCCACATGTCTGATATGCAAGGAGCGACCAAATATAGACTGAATCTTTCTACCTAACAGTGTACCTATATTTGCCGTGATGCTAGAACAGGTGGCTAATTTATACTTGCTCGTATGCTTTAGCTGCTCTGCTTCACAGCGTTCTACACACCGGCCGCAAAATATGCAAGCCTTATGATCAATTGTCAAATAGCCAGCTTGTTCACGAATGGCTTTTGTCGGGCAACTAGTAATGCATCTGCAGCAATTTTTACATTCACCCTTTTCTATAGTGATTTGGCCACGAAAACGCTCTGGAACTTCTCCCTTATCATAATCTTCCGTCACTACACCAGTGGCCATAATTTTTTTTAATATATGTATCATTTTCTACCACTCCTAACGATCCAAACATGCATAGCATAATTCAAAACTCTTATTAATGAGTGGAAAATCTGGAATAATATTACCAGGTGCAGCGATAGCTACTGCTGGCCAATTCGGATAGGAGGCTGACCTAATAAAATGACGATATATTGTATTATTTTCGCCTATCATGATCCAGTGAAAATTACTCCCCCGGGCCGATTCACTCCAGCCCATCCCACTGCTATATGGTGTAATCCTTGGTAACGAAACATTAAGTCCTTTGGGTATATTGGGCATATAATCCAGAACTTGCTTAATTATTTCTATGGATTGCTCTACTTCTTCTTTCCTAACCCATAAACGAGCTGCTACATCCCCTTGACTATATACTGGCACTTTAAAATCTAAATTATTATATAATGAATAGCTATAGTCTCTTCTCATATCTATATTAATTCCCGAAGCTCTTGCGGCCACACCAACTACACCTAAATCAGAGCCAGCCTTATGAGTCAATATACCTGTATTTTCTACTCTGTCTAAAAAAGCACTGTTATCCTTTAATAATCCAATTAAATCTTTAAATTCTCCAGTTAACTCCTCTAAGGTGTTGCGTATGTCCCAAGCTAAGTCTGGTGTTACTTCCATACTCACACCACCAGGTATTATCATACCTCTAAGAAAGCGATTGCCTGTGATTTTTTCATTCAACCGCATTAATATTTCCTTTAACCTAGATCCATTACTAATTCCTATAGCAAAACCGACTCCAGCACACAAATTGCCAATATCGCCTACATGATTATACAGACGTTCTAATTCTGTTACTACTATCCTTATTACTTCTGCCTGTTCAGGGATTTTTATATTGGCTATGGATTCAATGCCTTGGGCATAGGACAAGGCATGCGACACACTGCAAGCACCACAGATCCGTTCTACCGAGAAGGCAGCCATCTCTATAGGCAAACCTTCTACTGACTTTTCAATGCCTCGATGAGTAAAGAATAATTTTGCATCTAAATGAACAACCTGTTCACCCGATTGGCTAAACCGAAAGTGTCCTGGCTCAATAATACCTGCATGAATGGGTCCTACAGGTACTTCAAACACACCTTCCCCCTCTACTCCCACCATATCGTACTTTTTATGTGCCTCAGATACATGAAGATTCGCTGGAAAATCCTTACGCATAGGATAAAGGCCATTTGGCCAATTCTCATGCAGTACTAGAGGGCGCAGATCCGGGTGTCCAGTTGGCTGTATACCAAACAAATCATGTATTTCTCTTTCAAACCATGCAGCTGTTGAAAAAAAAGGTGTCAAGGAAGGGAATTCTAGTTTTCCCCCTTGGTTTAAAACGCCCTTTATTGCCTTAATCTGACCCGCCCCAATAAAAATACAATAGATAGCAAAGCATCCATGAATCATACGCTCATCATTGGCAAACATAGCAGTAAGTCCATACTCTCCTGTCCGACATATGCTTCTTGCTTCTTTTACGAGATTCGTGGCAGTTACTTCTTGATACTCCATATCTAGTCTCCCCCCATAACAACAGATGCAGCCT
This window encodes:
- a CDS encoding NADH-quinone oxidoreductase subunit C — its product is MEYQEVTATNLVKEARSICRTGEYGLTAMFANDERMIHGCFAIYCIFIGAGQIKAIKGVLNQGGKLEFPSLTPFFSTAAWFEREIHDLFGIQPTGHPDLRPLVLHENWPNGLYPMRKDFPANLHVSEAHKKYDMVGVEGEGVFEVPVGPIHAGIIEPGHFRFSQSGEQVVHLDAKLFFTHRGIEKSVEGLPIEMAAFSVERICGACSVSHALSYAQGIESIANIKIPEQAEVIRIVVTELERLYNHVGDIGNLCAGVGFAIGISNGSRLKEILMRLNEKITGNRFLRGMIIPGGVSMEVTPDLAWDIRNTLEELTGEFKDLIGLLKDNSAFLDRVENTGILTHKAGSDLGVVGVAARASGINIDMRRDYSYSLYNNLDFKVPVYSQGDVAARLWVRKEEVEQSIEIIKQVLDYMPNIPKGLNVSLPRITPYSSGMGWSESARGSNFHWIMIGENNTIYRHFIRSASYPNWPAVAIAAPGNIIPDFPLINKSFELCYACLDR
- a CDS encoding RidA family protein codes for the protein MKTVVNTDFAPQAIGPYSQAIKANGFLFVSGQIPLDPMTGQIVYGGIESQTYQVLNNLKAILEKEGLGFDNVVKTGVFLKDMEDFAAMNKIYAEYFKNEPPARACVQVARLPRDVSVEIELIAVYEK
- the nuoB gene encoding NADH-quinone oxidoreductase subunit B family protein — protein: MIHILKKIMATGVVTEDYDKGEVPERFRGQITIEKGECKNCCRCITSCPTKAIREQAGYLTIDHKACIFCGRCVERCEAEQLKHTSKYKLATCSSITANIGTLLGRKIQSIFGRSLHIRHVDAGSCNACDFEMNALSNPFYDLQQYGIDFVASPRHADMLMVTGVVTRNLTQALLMTYEAMPTPNLVMAVGACAASGQVFGSSYAMCGAVDKVLPVDIYVPGCPPRPQALLYGLLLTMDKL